One genomic window of Candidatus Pseudobacter hemicellulosilyticus includes the following:
- a CDS encoding sulfatase-like hydrolase/transferase yields MTNPLPAQDAPARVIVFLIDGLHWQAPDKLKMPVFNQLVREGAYIQRSCMITPHHPTVGAYGQLHTSSFPNPVLQAGTLFVRPENKMLQEMFSDKQPTAFVANTKAYTSVSKGFTINIHDPLLTDSQVLAQSLDLLRRQDISYFRIHLQTPGNEGRYLTYTSSDKPYYRNIWGQGSPYVHAIEEADRLLGELVGFLKSSGKWENTLLIVSSDQGQSNKGWHPMIEEDSWTTPLLFVGKGIAKGRTLPYFEHTDLTPTIAQLMQVKLPNQDGGTGVAVKEILEGVDPAGFFHPQYIKTINQQINEYNGLRARIMIAAEKDSYFSNLISYLENELLTPEPFYHQDRFTEWYKAGTVAHLVEVNRTILAQMKKEQAGANP; encoded by the coding sequence ATGACAAATCCACTACCTGCCCAGGACGCTCCTGCACGCGTTATTGTTTTCCTGATAGATGGCCTGCACTGGCAGGCCCCTGACAAATTAAAAATGCCGGTGTTCAACCAGCTGGTCAGGGAGGGCGCCTATATACAGCGGTCCTGTATGATCACACCGCATCATCCTACTGTAGGCGCCTATGGACAGCTGCATACCTCCTCCTTTCCCAACCCGGTGCTGCAGGCCGGGACACTCTTTGTAAGGCCGGAGAATAAAATGCTGCAGGAAATGTTCAGCGATAAACAGCCCACTGCCTTTGTTGCCAATACGAAAGCGTATACTTCCGTGAGCAAAGGGTTTACCATCAACATTCATGATCCGCTGCTGACTGACTCCCAGGTACTGGCGCAAAGCCTGGATTTGCTGCGCAGGCAGGATATCAGTTATTTCAGGATACACCTGCAAACGCCCGGCAATGAAGGACGATATCTTACCTATACCAGCAGTGACAAACCTTATTACCGGAATATCTGGGGACAAGGTTCACCTTATGTGCATGCGATAGAGGAAGCTGATCGATTACTGGGAGAACTGGTTGGTTTTTTGAAGTCTTCCGGCAAATGGGAAAATACCTTATTAATTGTAAGCAGCGACCAGGGACAAAGCAACAAGGGCTGGCATCCCATGATTGAGGAAGACAGCTGGACCACACCGCTGTTGTTTGTAGGCAAAGGCATCGCCAAAGGCAGGACCCTGCCTTATTTTGAGCATACGGACCTTACGCCCACCATTGCGCAGCTCATGCAGGTTAAATTGCCCAACCAGGATGGAGGAACGGGCGTAGCGGTGAAAGAGATACTGGAAGGCGTGGACCCTGCAGGCTTTTTCCATCCGCAGTATATAAAAACGATCAATCAGCAGATCAATGAATACAATGGTCTCAGGGCCAGGATCATGATCGCAGCAGAGAAAGACAGTTATTTCAGTAACCTGATCAGTTACCTCGAGAACGAACTATTAACCCCCGAACCCTTTTATCACCAGGACCGGTTTACGGAATGGTATAAAGCTGGTACTGTTGCTCATTTGGTGGAAGTGAACAGGACAATACTGGCGCAAATGAAAAAGGAGCAGGCAGGGGCAAATCCATAA
- a CDS encoding FecR domain-containing protein, with product MAYTEPMDKQYFLQLLQKYTAGTATPEERQLVDRYYNLFQDEEDLLQSQEQRQALKNDIRAGIRRSIGNAGEPAPLSKPYRRKWLMAAAAAVLLLATAASLYLLIRSQAAPDTISISASQQENRMIRLPDGSSVILHAGSSLRYPTSFAGKESRSVDLSGQAYFSIEQQAGQPFIVHTGAVQTTVLGTSFNVKALPGEPAIEVTVKTGKVSVSDNNRMLGIITPRQRITYNTEKISSVLSEVSNEDYLGWTSQPLLFDNLTMAESARLLEEHYHVKIQIHSPAARSRRFTASFSPTESLEHALESICVFNGLTYTYQQQDSTVIINDQ from the coding sequence ATGGCTTACACCGAACCGATGGACAAACAATACTTCCTTCAACTGTTACAAAAATACACTGCCGGCACTGCCACCCCTGAAGAGCGCCAGCTGGTGGACCGTTATTACAACCTGTTCCAGGATGAGGAAGACCTGCTCCAGTCGCAGGAGCAGCGCCAGGCCCTGAAGAACGATATCCGGGCAGGGATCCGCCGGTCCATCGGCAATGCCGGTGAACCGGCGCCGCTTAGTAAACCTTACCGGAGAAAATGGCTAATGGCCGCAGCAGCAGCCGTCCTGCTCCTGGCAACCGCCGCCAGCCTCTACCTGCTGATCCGTTCACAGGCAGCGCCAGATACTATCAGCATTTCCGCCAGCCAGCAGGAAAACCGGATGATCCGGCTGCCCGATGGCAGCTCGGTGATCCTCCATGCCGGCAGCAGCCTCCGCTATCCCACCAGCTTTGCAGGAAAGGAAAGCCGTAGCGTTGACCTCAGCGGACAGGCCTATTTTTCAATTGAGCAGCAGGCCGGTCAGCCCTTCATTGTACATACCGGCGCCGTGCAGACAACCGTGCTGGGCACATCTTTCAATGTAAAGGCCCTGCCCGGCGAGCCCGCCATTGAAGTAACGGTCAAGACCGGCAAGGTCAGTGTCAGTGACAACAACAGGATGCTGGGCATTATCACCCCCCGGCAGCGCATCACCTATAATACAGAAAAGATCAGCTCGGTATTGTCCGAGGTCAGCAATGAGGATTATCTCGGCTGGACCAGCCAACCCCTGCTGTTCGATAACCTGACCATGGCGGAATCAGCCAGGCTCCTGGAAGAACATTATCATGTGAAAATTCAGATCCACTCCCCTGCCGCAAGGTCCAGGCGTTTTACTGCCAGCTTTTCTCCTACCGAAAGCCTGGAGCATGCCCTGGAAAGTATCTGCGTATTCAACGGCCTTACCTATACCTATCAGCAACAGGATTCCACTGTCATTATCAACGACCAGTAG
- a CDS encoding sigma-70 family RNA polymerase sigma factor, producing MSRSVPDITHDALLLKQLHEGSEQAFNTLFEKYWDKSFSEAYKRIKDYDAAKDIVQDIFSQIWINRGSVLIENFSAYLHTAIRNQVIRYAVRQKQQQPFFQALELLPGKYADADAPLLWKEFLQAYEALIDAMPPKRQQIFRLRFQQGLATRVISLQMGIKRKTVQNQLGKAIEALKVSLLQILGILLLLLLSIA from the coding sequence ATGAGCCGGTCGGTACCCGATATTACCCATGACGCTTTGCTGTTGAAGCAGCTGCATGAAGGCAGCGAACAGGCTTTCAATACCCTCTTCGAAAAATACTGGGACAAGTCCTTCTCGGAGGCCTACAAAAGGATCAAAGACTATGATGCCGCCAAAGATATTGTCCAGGATATCTTCTCACAGATCTGGATCAACAGGGGATCAGTCCTGATCGAAAACTTCAGCGCCTACCTCCATACTGCTATCCGCAACCAGGTGATCCGGTATGCCGTCCGGCAAAAACAGCAGCAGCCTTTCTTCCAGGCCCTTGAACTGCTGCCCGGTAAATACGCCGATGCAGATGCACCACTGCTGTGGAAAGAGTTCCTGCAAGCTTATGAGGCCCTGATTGATGCCATGCCGCCGAAAAGGCAGCAGATCTTCCGTCTTCGCTTCCAGCAAGGACTGGCCACCAGGGTCATCTCCCTGCAAATGGGTATCAAACGTAAAACGGTCCAGAACCAGCTGGGAAAAGCCATCGAGGCATTGAAAGTTTCCCTGCTGCAGATCCTGGGTATCCTCCTGCTGCTCCTGCTCTCTATTGCCTGA